In Paracoccus fistulariae, a single window of DNA contains:
- a CDS encoding NAD(P)-dependent oxidoreductase — protein sequence MAETDEVTVGVIGLGAMGLGMGLSLVKAGFTVTGYDPADGARRRAEAEGIAPLASAAAVFGVADVIVLSLPTAQHVETVIAEATEAGWLAEGIAPKVVIDTSTSEAAVSRRLSATLDAHGHGFLDAPVSGGPSGAASGQLSVMLGGDPRWVAQGMPALKAMAARIIHVGPSGSGNVAKLVNNMLVASHMVTTVEALRLAQASGVEPEDALRVINAATGRSALSEIHFPTWVLPRSFNSGFSTGLMRKDLRLARALAAEVGIATPMADRAAALWDEANSGLSDGDDFMLMGDPAVDRLTEKEKP from the coding sequence ATGGCAGAAACAGATGAAGTGACAGTCGGGGTGATCGGCCTTGGCGCCATGGGATTGGGGATGGGGCTTAGCCTTGTCAAAGCGGGGTTCACCGTCACCGGCTACGATCCCGCCGATGGTGCCCGCCGCCGCGCCGAGGCCGAGGGGATCGCGCCGCTGGCAAGCGCGGCGGCGGTGTTCGGGGTGGCCGATGTGATCGTCCTGTCGCTGCCCACCGCGCAGCATGTCGAAACGGTGATCGCGGAGGCAACCGAGGCTGGCTGGCTGGCAGAGGGGATCGCGCCGAAGGTGGTGATCGACACCTCGACCTCCGAGGCTGCCGTCAGCCGCAGGCTCTCTGCGACGTTGGACGCCCACGGCCACGGCTTTCTGGATGCGCCGGTCAGCGGCGGGCCGTCCGGCGCAGCCTCGGGCCAGCTTTCCGTCATGCTGGGCGGGGATCCGCGATGGGTGGCGCAGGGCATGCCCGCGCTGAAGGCGATGGCGGCAAGGATCATCCATGTCGGCCCCAGCGGTTCGGGGAATGTCGCCAAGCTGGTCAATAACATGCTGGTGGCCAGCCATATGGTCACGACGGTCGAAGCGCTGCGTCTGGCGCAGGCATCTGGCGTCGAACCGGAAGATGCGCTGCGGGTGATCAACGCTGCCACCGGGCGCAGCGCGCTGTCGGAAATCCACTTTCCGACCTGGGTATTGCCGCGCAGCTTCAACAGCGGCTTCTCGACCGGATTGATGCGCAAGGATCTGCGGCTGGCGCGCGCCCTGGCCGCCGAGGTCGGGATCGCGACGCCGATGGCCGACCGTGCCGCCGCGCTGTGGGATGAGGCGAATTCCGGCCTGTCCGATGGCGATGATTTCATGCTGATGGGCGATCCGGCGGTCGACCGCCTGACGGAAAAGGAGAAACCGTGA
- a CDS encoding aldehyde dehydrogenase family protein, producing MVKDMTDISGRVAELLTELTGSAEVQSWVGGELTAGTGSELELTDPATGQVFARYRDAGPDVVARAAEAATAAQREWFSKTASERGRIMFEIGRQIRAHAQPLAELEALSAGRPIRDTTGEPARMAEMFEYYAGWCDKITGDVIAVPSTHLNYTRQEPLGVVAQITPWNAPLFTCCWQVAPAICAGNAVMIKPSELTPLSSVVIGMLCEKAGVPKGLVNVIAGDGPGSGQAMIDRPETALVVFVGSAQAGSVIAAAAARRLIPAVLELGGKSANIVFADADLDRAVIGAQAAIFASCGQSCVAGSRLLVHRSIHAEFVDRLASAAARIPVGVPMDPDTQIGPVNNLRQWSKIDTMVQDAVAQGASIASGGACPAELGKTGGFFYAPTVVDAVDPGMTIAKEEVFGPVVAVLPFDDEDHAAALANATPYGLAGAVWTRDVGRAHRMAARVRAGTFWVNSYKTINVMSPFGGFGKSGYGRSSGREALAAYTQTKSIWVETAENPVQGFGYAPG from the coding sequence ATGGTGAAGGATATGACCGACATCTCTGGCAGGGTGGCAGAGCTGTTGACGGAACTGACCGGCTCGGCCGAGGTGCAGTCCTGGGTCGGTGGCGAACTGACGGCCGGCACCGGCAGCGAACTGGAACTGACCGATCCGGCAACGGGTCAGGTCTTTGCGCGTTACCGCGACGCCGGGCCGGATGTCGTGGCACGCGCCGCCGAAGCTGCGACCGCCGCGCAACGGGAATGGTTTTCAAAGACCGCGTCAGAGCGTGGCCGGATCATGTTCGAGATCGGCCGACAGATCCGCGCCCATGCACAGCCGCTGGCCGAGCTTGAGGCGCTGTCGGCCGGGCGCCCGATCCGCGACACCACGGGCGAACCGGCGCGCATGGCCGAGATGTTCGAATATTACGCGGGCTGGTGCGACAAGATCACCGGCGACGTGATTGCCGTGCCCTCCACCCATCTGAACTATACGCGGCAGGAACCTTTGGGCGTCGTGGCACAGATCACACCGTGGAACGCGCCGCTGTTCACCTGCTGCTGGCAGGTCGCGCCGGCGATCTGCGCGGGCAATGCGGTGATGATCAAGCCATCGGAACTGACGCCGCTAAGCTCTGTCGTCATCGGCATGCTTTGCGAAAAGGCGGGTGTCCCCAAGGGGCTCGTTAACGTCATCGCCGGAGATGGACCGGGATCGGGGCAGGCCATGATCGACCGGCCGGAAACCGCGCTGGTGGTCTTTGTCGGCTCGGCCCAGGCGGGCAGCGTGATCGCGGCGGCCGCGGCCAGACGCCTTATCCCGGCTGTTCTGGAACTTGGCGGCAAATCGGCCAATATCGTCTTTGCGGATGCCGATCTTGACCGCGCGGTCATCGGCGCTCAGGCGGCGATCTTTGCCTCATGCGGGCAAAGCTGCGTGGCCGGATCGCGGCTGCTGGTTCACCGCTCGATCCATGCCGAATTCGTCGACAGGCTGGCGTCCGCCGCCGCCCGCATCCCGGTCGGTGTGCCGATGGACCCGGACACGCAGATCGGGCCGGTCAACAATCTGCGCCAATGGTCCAAGATCGACACGATGGTGCAGGACGCCGTGGCTCAGGGGGCCAGCATCGCCAGCGGCGGCGCCTGTCCGGCGGAGCTTGGCAAGACCGGGGGCTTTTTCTATGCGCCGACCGTGGTGGATGCGGTGGACCCCGGCATGACCATCGCCAAGGAAGAGGTGTTCGGGCCGGTCGTCGCCGTTCTTCCCTTTGATGACGAAGACCACGCCGCCGCGCTGGCCAATGCGACACCCTATGGGCTGGCGGGCGCGGTCTGGACGCGGGATGTGGGCCGCGCGCACCGGATGGCCGCCAGGGTCAGGGCGGGCACATTCTGGGTCAACAGCTATAAAACCATCAATGTCATGTCGCCCTTTGGTGGCTTCGGCAAATCCGGCTATGGCCGCTCATCGGGCCGAGAGGCGCTGGCGGCCTATACCCAGACCAAATCCATCTGGGTGGAAACGGCTGAAAACCCGGTTCAGGGTTTCGGCTATGCGCCGGGATGA
- a CDS encoding LysR family transcriptional regulator has product MKDALDSRFLREFLAVAHLGSIRRAAERLNLAPSAISRKITAAEARLGVALFERSSKGVVLSEAGELLREHAQHLQDEQTYLLDQIGHYRDGRSQLVRIATGEGFTSDLMANGLLELTRAHPDLRFAIDHAGTEELQRRVVEGEADIGIAYNTTLTETARSLAHARQPLCGIVPVNSPLATRKSVTLAEMLDQPLAMLNAAHGIRHLVGQAAADRGLALRVQIETASIALLLRYVCVGVGVSFLPRFSVASQAERGDLVVLDIEEESLQRVSTHLLVRARRRLPRSIELVANILSQRMVAFRD; this is encoded by the coding sequence ATGAAGGACGCGCTGGACAGCCGCTTTCTGCGCGAATTTCTGGCGGTGGCACATCTGGGGTCGATCCGGCGCGCGGCCGAGCGGTTGAATCTCGCGCCATCGGCGATCTCGCGCAAGATCACGGCCGCCGAGGCGCGCTTGGGCGTCGCATTGTTCGAGCGCAGTTCGAAAGGCGTCGTGCTGAGCGAGGCAGGAGAGCTGCTGCGCGAACATGCCCAGCATTTGCAGGACGAACAGACCTATCTTCTTGACCAGATTGGTCATTACCGCGACGGTCGCAGCCAGCTGGTGCGGATTGCGACGGGTGAGGGGTTCACCTCTGATCTGATGGCCAATGGCCTGTTGGAACTGACGCGCGCGCATCCGGACCTGCGCTTCGCCATCGACCATGCCGGGACCGAGGAGTTGCAGCGCCGCGTGGTCGAGGGAGAGGCCGATATCGGCATCGCCTATAACACCACCCTGACCGAGACCGCGCGCTCTTTGGCGCATGCGCGTCAGCCGCTCTGCGGCATCGTGCCCGTCAATTCGCCGCTGGCCACGCGCAAAAGCGTGACCTTGGCCGAGATGCTGGATCAGCCGCTGGCAATGCTGAATGCGGCGCATGGCATCCGGCATCTTGTCGGACAGGCGGCCGCAGATCGTGGTCTGGCGCTGCGGGTGCAGATTGAAACCGCATCGATTGCGCTGCTGCTACGCTATGTCTGTGTCGGGGTCGGTGTCAGCTTCCTGCCCCGGTTCTCTGTCGCCAGTCAGGCCGAACGCGGTGATCTGGTCGTGCTGGATATCGAGGAAGAGTCGCTGCAGCGGGTCAGCACCCATCTGCTTGTCCGCGCCCGCCGCCGCCTGCCCCGATCGATTGAACTGGTCGCGAACATCCTGTCGCAACGGATGGTCGCCTTTCGGGACTAG